The Hevea brasiliensis isolate MT/VB/25A 57/8 chromosome 1, ASM3005281v1, whole genome shotgun sequence genome has a window encoding:
- the LOC110649338 gene encoding uncharacterized protein LOC110649338, which produces MKSKAPTETKLSLWATNVSSFFNLPNPRILTLFIISNIATFSLGTALLVQWILHGQYHPEYDWIVYYAPLMMAFVVFVLMICFISANFLNKKEQNVHSLSLCFEENVQSTSPLVQEVENELALSVVPSDHAHGNQPINLAAVEPTCTRLMLIAPQGSNVINKNSNLKRTFSLRLPINYIDYGMIKRSFSCRL; this is translated from the coding sequence ATGAAATCAAAAGCGCCCACTGAAACCAAACTCTCACTTTGGGCTACTAATGTGAGTTCTTTCTTTAATCTGCCCAACCCAAGAATCCTTACCCTCTTCATCATCAGTAACATTGCCACCTTCTCCTTGGGCACTGCCCTGCTAGTTCAATGGATCTTACATGGTCAGTACCACCCTGAATACGACTGGATCGTCTACTATGCACCATTGATGATGGCATTCGTAGTTTTCGTGTTGATGATCTGCTTCATCTCTGCCAATTTCTTGAACAAAAAGGAACAAAATGTTCATTCATTAAGTTTGTGCTTTGAGGAGAATGTTCAGAGTACTTCCCCACTAGTCCAAgaagttgaaaatgagctagCTCTTTCTGTGGTGCCTAGTGATCATGCTCATGGTAATCAACCCATCAACTTGGCTGCTGTAGAACCTACTTGTACAAGGTTAATGCTGATTGCTCCTCAAGGAtcgaatgtcatcaataaaaattCGAACTTGAAACGAACATTTTCTCTTAGATTGCCTATCAATTATATTGATTATGGCATGATTAAGCGTTCATTTAGTTGCAGATTATGA
- the LOC110649337 gene encoding bZIP transcription factor 29 yields the protein MGDTEEANSEMMQRLQSSFGTTQSSSSMPKQPFLSINQLDIPQLNQTHTRARHFAHFAQNFSTDNSKRVGIPPSHPNQIPPISPYSQIPVSRPTSQQMGSPNFSPGPTHSRSLSQPSSFFSLDSLPPLSPAPFRDSSSASVSDPIPADVSMEDRDASAHSLLPPSPFNKGNTSRVGESLPPRKTHRRSNSDIPFGFTNVMQSSPPLVQLRGSGVLERSVSGKENPWVAKPVQLVKREWERGGDSNAEGMGERKSEGEVVDDLFSAYMNLDNIDALNSSGTDDKNGNENREDLDSRASGTKTNGGESSENEAESSVNESGSSLPRGLSSSTEKREGIKRTAGGDIASTTRHYRSVSMDSFMGKLNFGDESPKLPPSPGTRPGQLSPSNSLDGNAFSLEFGNGEFSGAELKKIMANEKLAEIAVTDPKRAKRILANRQSAARSKERKMRYISELEHKVQTLQTEATTLSAQLTLLQRDSVGLTNQNNELKFRLQAMEQQAQLRDALNEALTAEVRRLKIATAEISGDSDPTKGMVQQLSINAQMFQLQQQQQSPSPMNMHQLQPQPQPQQQNGNTSSNSESNQ from the exons ATGGGTGATACTGAAGAGGCTAATAGTGAAATGATGCAAAGGCTTCAATCTTCGTTTGGGACTACGCAATCGTCTTCATCAATGCCTAAACAACCATTTTTATCAATTAACCAGCTCGATATACCCCAATTGAACCAGACCCATACGCGTGCCAGGCATTTTGCACACTTTGCACAGAATTTTAGCACTGATAATAGCAAAAGAGTAGGGATACCACCCTCCCACCCCAATCAGATCCCACCCATTTCGCCGTATTCCCAGATCCCGGTGTCTAGGCCAACTAGCCAGCAGATGGGTTCCCCGAACTTTAGTCCAGGGCCTACCCATTCAAGATCTTTATCTCAGCCTTCATCATTTTTCTCGCTTGATTCACTGCCACCGTTAAGTCCGGCCCCTTTCCGCGATTCCTCTTCAGCGTCTGTGTCTGACCCAATACCAGCTGATGTGTCCATGGAAGACAGGGATGCAAGTGCTCATTCCCTATTACCACCCTCGCCCTTTAATAAGGGTAATACTTCACGAGTTGGTGAGAGCTTGCCCCCACGCAAGACACATAGGAGGTCTAACAGTGATATTCCATTTGGGTTTACGAATGTTATGCAATCTTCGCCACCTCTTGTTCAGTTGAGGGGTTCAGGTGTTCTAGAGCGGTCAGTGTCTGGGAAAGAGAATCCATGGGTGGCTAAGCCAGTCCAGTTGGTGAAAAGGGAATGGGAGAGAGGTGGTGATAGCAATGCTGAGGGGATGGGCGAGAGGAAATCTGAAGGTGAAGTTGTGGATGATTTGTTTTCTGCTTATATGAATTTGGACAACATTGATGCGCTGAACTCGTCCGGAACTGATGATAAGAATGGTAATGAGAATCGTGAGGATTTGGATAGTAGAGCTAGTGGAACGAAGACTAATGGAGGGGAAAGTAGTGAAAATGAGGCAGAAAGCAGTGTGAATGAAAGTGGGAGTAGTTTGCCAAGAGGATTGAGTTCTTCAACCGAGAAGAGGGAGGGGATCAAAAGGACTGCTGGAGGGGATATCGCTTCAACCACCAGACACTACAGAAGTGTTTCAATGGATAGTTTCATGGGCAAGTTGAACTTTGGAGATGAGTCTCCAAAGCTGCCACCTTCACCAGGAACTCGACCAGGACAACTATCACCTAGTAATTCATTGGATGGGAATGCCTTTAGTTTGGAGTTTGGAAATGGCGAGTTTAGTGGTGCTGAGCTTAAGAAAATTATGGCAAATGAGAAACTTGCTGAGATTGCAGTAACGGATCCAAAGCGTGCAAAAAG GATTTTGGCAAATCGTCAATCAGCTGCTCGTTCCAAAGAAAGGAAGATGAGATATATTTCAGAATTGGAGCACAAGGTTCAGACTCTCCAGACAGAAGCTACCACACTGTCTGCTCAGCTTACTCTTTTACAG AGAGATTCTGTTGGGCTTACCAACCAGAATAATGAATTGAAGTTTCGTCTACAAGCCATGGAGCAACAGGCACAACTCCGAGATG CTCTAAATGAAGCATTGACTGCTGAGGTTCGACGATTAAAGATTGCTACTGCAGAGATCAGTGGGGATTCTGACCCAACCAAGGGCATGGTTCAGCAGCTTTCCATCAACGCCCAGATGTTCCAGCTGCAGCAACAGCAACAATCACCCTCCCCAATGAACATGCATCAATTGCAGCCGCAGCCGCAGCCGCAACAACAAAATGGAAACACATCTTCAAATTCAGAGTCCAATCAATAG
- the LOC110649339 gene encoding protein BASIC PENTACYSTEINE4, translating into MDDGGQHHSGRYKIDYYKSANSPWSLMPPPHLKEQNNALVMNKKIMAILAERDTAIQERNMALAEKKEALAARDEALHEREKALAERDKALMERDNALAAIQYRENGVNFPVGNGNQRGSKRIPHPVYNSNAVAEALNSGEMHITDAFPITTVSAESLKPRQTKRTKESKPASSKATKSPRKGIKVGEDLNRQGASDGKKIKAEWDSQDAGLNLVSFDETTMPVPVCSCTGVPHQCYKWGNGGWQSSCCTTTLSSYPLPQMPNKRHARVGGRKMSGSVFTKLLSRLAAEGHDLSVPLDLKDYWARHGTNRYITIK; encoded by the exons ATGGATGATGGTGGACAACATCATAGTGGGAGGTACAAGATTGACTATTACAAATCAGCAAATTCTCCA TGGAGTTTGATGCCACCACCTCATTTAAAGGAACAAAATAATGCCCTAGTGATGAATAAGAAGATCATGGCCATCCTTGCTGAGAGGGATACTGCTATTCAAGAACGGAATATGGCACTGGCTGAAAAAAAGGAAGCATTGGCTGCACGAGATGAGGCACTCCACGAGCGGGAAAAAGCCCTTGCTGAGCGGGACAAAGCCTTGATGGAAAGAGACAATGCACTGGCAGCAATTCAATACCGAGAAAATGGTGTGAACTTTCCAGTGGGCAACGGAAATCAACGAGGATCAAAGCGCATTCCTCACCCTGTGTACAATTCAAATGCTGTGGCAGAAGCTCTTAACAGTGGAGAAATGCACATCACTGATGCCTTCCCTATAACAACTGTTTCAGCTGAATCTCTTAAACCACGTCAGACAAAGCGAACAAAAGAGAGTAAACCTGCATCATCAAAGGCAACTAAGTCACCAAGGAAGGGCATTAAAGTAGGTGAAGATCTGAATAGACAAGGCGCATCTGATGGGAAGAAGATTAAGGCTGAATGGGATAGTCAAGATGCGGGCTTGAACCTGGTCAGTTTCGATGAGACCACCATGCCAGTGCCTGTTTGCTCATGCACCGGCGTTCCACATCAGTGCTATAAATGGGGGAATGGTGGGTGGCAGTCATCATGTTGCACTACCACCTTGTCATCATACCCATTACCACAGATGCCAAATAAGCGCCATGCCCGAGTTGGTGGACGGAAGATGAGTGGTAGTGTCTTCACAAAATTGCTTAGTCGGTTGGCAGCAGAAGGCCATGATCTATCAGTCCCTCTAGACCTCAAGGACTACTGGGCTAGACATGGGACAAATCGCTATATCACCATCAAGTAG